In the Thauera sedimentorum genome, one interval contains:
- the nuoF gene encoding NADH-quinone oxidoreductase subunit NuoF, which translates to MILAGCDGDRTWRLQDYLARGGYSALKKIVAEKIPQDQIIAELKTSVLRGRGGAGFPTGLKWSFMPRSFPGDKYLACNSDEGEPGTFKDRDILRYNPHSVIEGMAIAAYAMGAARGYNYIHGEIFEIYQRFEEALAEAREANLIGQNILGSDFSFELFAHHGYGAYICGEETALLESIEGKKGQPRFKPPFPASYGLYGKPTTINNTETFASVPFIMNMGGEQFLNLGKPNNGGMKLFSVSGHVNRPGNYEVPLGTPFAELLEMAGGMRAGRKLKAVIPGGSSAPVVPAEVMMDCTMDYDSISKAGSMLGSGAVIVMDETTCMVKALERLSYFYFEESCGQCTPCREGTGWLYRVVHRIEHGLGRPDDLDLLNSVTGNIMGRTICALGDAASMPVQSFVKHFGDEFMYHIENKKCLVPPEVQYAGSNIYVSPSC; encoded by the coding sequence ATGATCCTCGCCGGCTGTGACGGCGACCGCACCTGGCGGCTCCAGGACTACCTCGCCCGCGGCGGCTACTCGGCGCTCAAGAAGATCGTCGCCGAGAAGATCCCGCAGGACCAGATCATCGCCGAGCTGAAGACCTCGGTGCTGCGCGGTCGTGGCGGCGCAGGCTTCCCGACCGGCCTGAAGTGGAGCTTCATGCCGCGCTCCTTCCCGGGCGACAAGTACCTCGCCTGTAATTCGGACGAGGGCGAACCGGGCACCTTCAAGGACCGCGACATCCTGCGCTACAACCCGCACAGCGTCATCGAAGGCATGGCCATCGCCGCCTACGCGATGGGCGCGGCGCGCGGCTACAACTACATCCACGGCGAGATCTTCGAGATCTACCAGCGCTTCGAAGAGGCGCTCGCCGAAGCCCGCGAGGCCAACCTGATCGGCCAGAACATCCTCGGCTCCGACTTCAGCTTCGAGCTCTTCGCGCACCACGGCTACGGCGCCTACATCTGCGGCGAGGAAACCGCGCTGCTCGAGTCGATCGAGGGCAAGAAGGGCCAGCCGCGCTTCAAGCCGCCGTTCCCGGCGAGCTACGGCCTGTACGGCAAGCCGACCACGATCAACAACACCGAGACCTTCGCCTCCGTGCCCTTCATCATGAACATGGGCGGCGAACAGTTCCTCAACCTCGGCAAGCCCAACAACGGCGGCATGAAGCTGTTCTCGGTGTCGGGCCACGTCAATCGTCCGGGCAACTACGAGGTGCCGCTGGGCACGCCCTTCGCCGAGTTGCTGGAAATGGCCGGCGGCATGCGCGCCGGGCGCAAGCTCAAGGCGGTGATCCCCGGCGGCTCGTCCGCCCCGGTGGTGCCGGCCGAAGTGATGATGGACTGCACCATGGACTACGACTCGATCTCCAAGGCGGGGTCGATGCTCGGTTCCGGCGCGGTCATCGTCATGGACGAAACCACCTGCATGGTGAAGGCCCTTGAGCGCCTGTCCTATTTCTACTTCGAGGAGTCCTGCGGCCAGTGCACGCCCTGCCGCGAGGGCACCGGCTGGCTGTACCGCGTGGTGCATCGCATCGAGCACGGCCTCGGCCGCCCGGACGACCTCGACCTGCTGAACTCGGTCACCGGCAACATCATGGGCCGCACCATCTGCGCCCTGGGTGACGCCGCCTCGATGCCGGTGCAGAGCTTCGTCAAGCACTTCGGCGACGAGTTCATGTACCACATCGAAAACAAGAAGTGCCTCGTGCCGCCCGAAGTGCAGTACGCCGGCAGCAACATCTACGTGAGCCCCTCATGCTAG
- the arsA gene encoding arsenical pump-driving ATPase yields the protein MLFLDQPPRFLFFTGKGGVGKTSLACATAVQLADAGHRVLLVSTDPASNVAQVFGQEIGNRLVPVSAVPNLTALEIDPEAAAQAYRNRIVGPVRGVLPDEVVRGIEEQLSGACTTEIAAFDEFTGLLTDDALLRDFEHVVFDTAPTGHTIRLLQLPGAWSGFLEANDNGASCLGPMAGLEKQRQKYRAAVDALADPARTRLVLVARAQAATLREVERTHEELAAIGLTRQHLVINGVLPPTEATADPLAAAIAAREAAALAALPAALAGLSRDQVALKPFNLVGLPALRALLGEVADGSAPLSAPAQTTDLNDLPRLNALVDEIAAAGHGLVMLMGKGGVGKTTLAAAVAVELARRGLPVHLTTSDPAAHLAETLEGSLESLSVSRIDPHAETERYRAEVLAAKGKDLDEHGRALLEEDLRSPCTEEIAVFQAFSRIIREAGRKFVVMDTAPTGHTLLLLDATGAYHREMARHMDKSGVTHYTTPMMQLQDPARTRVLIVTLAETTPVLEAARLQHDLRRAGIEPWAWVINNSLAAAHPASPLLARRAAAEMAQIDAVRREHAQRVALVPLQAEEPVGVARLSALAGQG from the coding sequence ATGCTCTTCCTCGACCAGCCGCCCCGTTTCCTCTTCTTCACCGGCAAGGGTGGGGTCGGCAAGACCTCGCTGGCCTGCGCCACCGCGGTGCAGCTGGCCGATGCGGGGCACCGGGTGCTGCTGGTGAGCACCGATCCGGCCTCCAACGTCGCCCAGGTGTTTGGCCAGGAGATCGGCAACCGCCTGGTGCCGGTCTCCGCCGTGCCCAATCTCACCGCGCTGGAGATCGACCCCGAGGCGGCCGCCCAGGCCTACCGCAACCGCATCGTCGGCCCGGTGCGCGGCGTGCTGCCGGACGAGGTGGTGCGCGGCATCGAGGAACAGCTCTCCGGCGCCTGCACCACCGAAATCGCCGCCTTCGACGAGTTCACCGGCCTGCTCACCGACGACGCCCTGTTGCGCGATTTCGAGCACGTCGTCTTCGACACCGCGCCCACCGGCCACACCATCCGCCTGCTGCAGCTGCCCGGCGCCTGGAGCGGCTTCCTGGAGGCCAACGACAACGGCGCCTCCTGCCTCGGCCCGATGGCCGGGCTGGAGAAGCAGCGCCAGAAATACCGCGCCGCAGTGGACGCGCTTGCCGACCCGGCACGCACCCGGCTGGTGCTGGTGGCCCGCGCGCAGGCCGCCACGTTGCGCGAGGTGGAGCGCACCCATGAGGAACTGGCCGCCATCGGCCTCACCCGCCAGCATCTGGTGATCAACGGCGTGCTGCCGCCAACCGAAGCCACCGCCGACCCGCTGGCCGCAGCCATTGCCGCGCGCGAAGCGGCGGCGCTGGCCGCCCTGCCCGCCGCGCTGGCCGGCCTGTCGCGCGACCAGGTGGCGCTCAAGCCCTTCAACCTGGTCGGCCTGCCGGCGCTGCGCGCGCTGCTCGGCGAAGTGGCGGATGGCAGCGCCCCACTTTCGGCCCCCGCGCAGACCACGGACCTCAACGATCTGCCGCGCCTGAACGCGCTGGTCGACGAGATCGCCGCCGCCGGTCACGGCCTGGTGATGTTGATGGGCAAGGGCGGCGTGGGCAAGACCACGCTGGCCGCCGCGGTGGCGGTGGAACTCGCCCGCCGCGGGCTGCCGGTGCACCTGACCACGTCCGACCCCGCGGCGCATCTGGCCGAAACCCTGGAAGGCAGCCTGGAGTCGCTCTCCGTCAGCCGCATCGATCCGCATGCGGAGACCGAGCGCTACCGCGCCGAGGTGCTGGCCGCCAAGGGCAAGGACCTGGACGAACACGGTCGCGCGCTGCTGGAAGAAGACCTGCGCTCGCCCTGCACCGAGGAGATCGCGGTGTTCCAGGCCTTCTCGCGCATCATCCGCGAGGCCGGGCGCAAGTTCGTGGTGATGGACACCGCGCCCACCGGCCATACCCTGCTGCTGCTCGACGCCACCGGCGCCTATCACCGCGAAATGGCGCGCCACATGGACAAGAGCGGCGTCACCCACTACACGACGCCGATGATGCAGTTGCAGGACCCGGCGCGCACCCGGGTGCTGATCGTCACCCTGGCCGAGACCACCCCGGTACTGGAAGCCGCCCGCCTGCAGCACGACCTGCGCCGCGCCGGCATCGAGCCCTGGGCCTGGGTGATCAACAACAGCCTGGCCGCCGCGCATCCTGCCAGCCCCCTACTCGCCCGCCGCGCCGCCGCCGAAATGGCGCAGATCGACGCGGTACGCCGCGAGCACGCCCAACGCGTGGCGCTGGTGCCGCTGCAGGCCGAGGAACCGGTGGGCGTGGCGCGCCTGTCGGCGCTCGCCGGGCAAGGATAG
- the arsD gene encoding arsenite efflux transporter metallochaperone ArsD has translation MKTIHVFDPALCCSTGVCGTEVDQALVSAAADLDWAKQQGLAVERFNLAQQPLAFAENAVVKGYLERSGQDALPLVLVDGEVALAGRYPSRDELARWAGVATLKPKAEGSTCCGGCC, from the coding sequence ATGAAAACCATCCACGTCTTCGATCCCGCCCTGTGCTGCAGCACCGGCGTGTGCGGCACCGAGGTCGACCAGGCCCTGGTCAGCGCCGCAGCCGACCTCGACTGGGCCAAGCAGCAAGGCCTCGCCGTCGAGCGCTTCAACCTCGCCCAGCAGCCGCTGGCCTTCGCCGAGAACGCGGTGGTCAAGGGCTACCTGGAGCGCTCCGGGCAGGACGCCCTACCGCTGGTGCTGGTCGATGGCGAAGTGGCGCTGGCCGGCCGCTACCCCAGCCGCGACGAACTCGCGCGCTGGGCCGGCGTCGCCACGCTGAAGCCCAAGGCCGAAGGCAGCACCTGCTGCGGCGGCTGCTGCTAA
- the tpiA gene encoding triose-phosphate isomerase, with the protein MPNKLVAGNWKMHGSLAANAALLGELASGGDLGVACAVCVPYPYLGQARDRLDGTAIALGAQDVSEFGEGAYTGEVSAGMLAEFGCRYAIVGHSERRALFAEDDATVGRKAAAALAARLVPIVCVGETLAERESGETMAVIRRQLDAVAGVLGDEVLGSVVFAYEPVWAIGTGRSASAGQVGEVHGEIRGWLRERCAVADLVPILYGGSVKPGNAAELFAVENVDGGLIGGASLVANDFLAICRAAANAQS; encoded by the coding sequence GTGCCGAACAAACTCGTTGCCGGAAACTGGAAGATGCATGGCAGCCTCGCCGCCAATGCGGCGCTCCTTGGCGAGCTTGCTTCGGGCGGCGACCTGGGGGTTGCGTGCGCCGTATGCGTGCCCTATCCCTACCTTGGGCAGGCGCGGGATCGGCTTGACGGCACCGCGATCGCGCTGGGTGCGCAGGACGTCAGCGAGTTCGGCGAAGGCGCCTACACCGGCGAGGTGAGTGCCGGCATGCTCGCCGAGTTCGGTTGTCGCTACGCGATCGTCGGACACTCCGAGCGCCGTGCGCTGTTCGCCGAGGACGATGCCACGGTCGGGCGCAAGGCGGCGGCTGCACTGGCGGCGCGGCTGGTGCCCATCGTGTGTGTCGGCGAAACCCTGGCCGAGCGGGAGTCCGGCGAAACGATGGCGGTGATACGCCGTCAGCTCGACGCCGTTGCCGGGGTGCTCGGCGACGAGGTTCTGGGCAGCGTGGTATTCGCCTATGAGCCGGTGTGGGCCATCGGTACCGGCCGCTCGGCGTCGGCGGGGCAGGTGGGCGAGGTGCATGGTGAGATTCGTGGCTGGCTGCGTGAGCGCTGCGCGGTCGCGGATCTGGTGCCGATCCTCTATGGCGGGTCCGTCAAGCCGGGCAATGCGGCCGAATTGTTTGCCGTCGAGAATGTCGATGGTGGTCTGATCGGCGGCGCGTCCCTGGTGGCGAATGATTTTCTGGCGATTTGCCGCGCAGCGGCAAATGCTCAATCGTGA
- the ndhC gene encoding NADH-quinone oxidoreductase subunit A, whose protein sequence is MLENYFPVLVFILVGLGFGIVPILLGRIVAPYRPDSEKLSPYECGFEAFEDARMKFDVRYYLIAILFILFDLEIAFLFPWATVFQDFIVAGEHAWFVFGSVMVFLAVLVIGYIVEWKNGALDWE, encoded by the coding sequence ATGCTGGAAAATTATTTTCCCGTTCTGGTCTTCATTCTCGTGGGCCTGGGTTTCGGCATTGTTCCCATCCTGCTGGGCCGCATCGTGGCCCCCTACCGCCCGGACAGCGAAAAGCTGTCGCCTTATGAGTGCGGCTTCGAGGCGTTTGAAGACGCCCGCATGAAGTTCGATGTCCGCTACTACCTGATCGCCATCCTCTTTATTCTCTTCGATCTCGAGATCGCCTTCCTCTTTCCGTGGGCGACCGTCTTCCAGGATTTCATTGTGGCCGGAGAGCACGCCTGGTTCGTGTTCGGCTCGGTCATGGTTTTTCTTGCCGTGCTGGTTATCGGCTACATCGTCGAGTGGAAAAACGGAGCGCTCGACTGGGAGTAA
- a CDS encoding NADH-quinone oxidoreductase subunit D, producing the protein MAEIRNYTINFGPQHPSAHGVLRLVLELDGEVVERADPHIGLLHRGTEKLAETRTWVQSVPYMDRLDYVSMMCNEHAYCMAIERLLGVQVPERAQYIRVMFDEVTRILNHLLNIGTHALDIGAMTMVLYTFREREDLMDVYEAVSGARMHAAYYRPGGVYRDLPDRMPQYEVNRFKNEKTVRELNASRQGSLLDFLEDFTERFPRYCDEYETLLTDNRIWKQRTVGIGVVSPEQALAWGFTGPMLRGSGIAWDLRKKQPYEVYDKVDFDIPVGKNGDCYDRYLCRMEEMRQSNRIIRQCIDWLRKNPGPVITDNHKVAPPPREKMKSNMEELIHHFKLFTEGMHVPAGEVYAGIEHPKGEFGVYAVSDGANKPYRLKLRAPGFAHLAAMDEISRGHMIADVVAIIGTMDVVFGEIDR; encoded by the coding sequence ATGGCTGAAATCCGCAACTACACCATCAACTTCGGCCCGCAGCACCCCTCGGCCCACGGCGTGCTGCGCCTGGTGCTGGAACTCGACGGCGAAGTCGTCGAGCGCGCCGATCCGCACATCGGCCTGCTGCACCGCGGCACCGAGAAGCTCGCCGAGACCCGTACCTGGGTGCAGTCCGTGCCCTACATGGACCGTCTCGACTACGTCTCCATGATGTGCAACGAGCACGCCTACTGCATGGCCATCGAGCGCCTGCTGGGCGTGCAGGTGCCCGAGCGCGCCCAGTACATCCGGGTGATGTTCGACGAAGTTACCCGCATCCTGAATCACCTGCTGAACATCGGCACCCACGCGCTCGACATCGGCGCGATGACCATGGTGCTGTACACCTTCCGCGAGCGCGAAGACCTGATGGACGTCTATGAGGCGGTCTCCGGCGCGCGCATGCATGCGGCCTACTACCGGCCGGGCGGCGTCTATCGCGACCTGCCGGACCGCATGCCGCAGTACGAGGTGAACCGCTTCAAGAACGAGAAGACCGTACGCGAACTCAACGCCTCGCGCCAGGGTTCGCTGCTCGACTTCCTGGAAGACTTCACCGAGCGCTTCCCGCGCTACTGCGACGAGTACGAGACCCTGCTGACCGACAACCGCATCTGGAAGCAGCGTACCGTCGGCATCGGTGTGGTGTCGCCCGAGCAGGCGCTGGCCTGGGGTTTCACCGGCCCCATGCTGCGCGGTTCCGGCATCGCCTGGGATCTGCGCAAGAAGCAGCCCTACGAGGTGTACGACAAGGTCGACTTCGACATTCCGGTGGGCAAGAACGGCGACTGCTACGACCGTTACCTGTGCCGCATGGAAGAGATGCGCCAGTCCAACCGCATCATCCGCCAGTGCATCGACTGGCTGCGCAAGAACCCGGGGCCGGTGATCACCGACAACCACAAGGTCGCCCCGCCGCCGCGCGAAAAGATGAAGTCGAACATGGAAGAGCTGATCCACCATTTCAAGCTCTTCACCGAAGGCATGCACGTGCCAGCCGGCGAGGTTTATGCCGGTATCGAGCATCCCAAGGGCGAGTTCGGCGTCTATGCGGTGTCCGACGGCGCCAACAAACCCTACCGCCTCAAGCTGCGCGCCCCCGGGTTTGCGCACCTGGCGGCGATGGACGAGATCTCCCGCGGCCACATGATCGCCGACGTGGTGGCGATCATTGGCACCATGGACGTGGTGTTCGGCGAGATCGACCGCTAG
- a CDS encoding NuoB/complex I 20 kDa subunit family protein codes for MSIEGVFREGFVTTSLDAVINWTRTGSLWPMTFGLACCAVEMIHAGCSRYDLDRFGVVFRPSPRQSDLMIVAGTLCNKMAPALRKVYDQMAEPRWVISMGSCANGGGYYHYSYSVVRGCDRIVPVDVYVPGCPPTAEALMYGIIQLQNKIKRTNTIAR; via the coding sequence ATGAGCATCGAGGGCGTCTTTCGCGAGGGTTTCGTCACCACCTCGCTTGATGCGGTAATCAACTGGACGCGCACCGGCTCGCTGTGGCCGATGACCTTCGGTCTGGCCTGTTGTGCGGTGGAGATGATCCACGCGGGTTGTTCGCGCTATGACCTGGACCGCTTCGGCGTGGTGTTCCGTCCGAGTCCGCGTCAGTCCGACCTGATGATCGTCGCCGGCACGCTGTGCAACAAGATGGCGCCGGCGCTGCGCAAGGTATACGACCAGATGGCCGAGCCGCGCTGGGTGATCTCCATGGGGTCGTGCGCCAACGGCGGCGGCTACTACCACTACTCGTACTCGGTCGTGCGTGGTTGCGACCGCATCGTGCCGGTGGATGTGTATGTGCCGGGCTGCCCGCCTACCGCCGAGGCGCTCATGTACGGAATCATCCAGTTGCAGAACAAGATCAAGCGCACCAACACGATTGCGCGCTGA
- a CDS encoding NAD(P)H-dependent oxidoreductase produces the protein MSRRILIVQGHPDPAGSHFCHALADAYRVGAERGGHAVDCVEVAMLDFPLLRTKEDFEHGVAPPVIAAVQARMAAADHLVFLYPLWMGDMPAVLKGFLEQCLRPGFAFGPQQPDGNRQGGGLRGKSAHVVVTMGMPALIYRWYFGAHSLRSFRSNILRFAGIAPVRSSLVGRVEALKPEARGKWLARMAELGAGAR, from the coding sequence ATGAGCAGGCGCATCCTGATCGTCCAGGGGCATCCCGATCCCGCCGGCAGCCACTTCTGCCACGCGCTGGCCGACGCCTACCGCGTCGGGGCGGAGCGCGGCGGGCATGCGGTCGATTGCGTGGAAGTCGCGATGCTGGACTTTCCCCTGCTGCGTACCAAGGAGGATTTCGAGCACGGCGTTGCGCCGCCGGTCATTGCGGCGGTGCAGGCGCGGATGGCGGCGGCTGACCATTTGGTGTTCCTTTATCCCCTGTGGATGGGCGACATGCCGGCCGTGCTCAAGGGCTTTCTCGAGCAGTGCCTGCGACCCGGTTTCGCCTTCGGTCCGCAGCAGCCCGACGGCAACCGGCAGGGCGGCGGCTTGCGCGGCAAGTCGGCGCACGTGGTGGTGACCATGGGCATGCCGGCGCTGATTTACCGCTGGTACTTCGGCGCCCACTCCCTGCGCAGTTTCCGCTCGAACATCCTGCGCTTTGCGGGCATCGCGCCGGTCCGCAGCTCGCTGGTAGGCAGGGTCGAAGCCCTCAAGCCGGAGGCGCGTGGCAAGTGGCTGGCGCGCATGGCGGAGCTCGGCGCGGGGGCGCGCTGA
- the arsB gene encoding ACR3 family arsenite efflux transporter produces MSAQCEITAKRAAGSPLGFFERYLTVWVFLCILAGTAFGQAAPEVAQAVGALEVAHVNIPVGLLIWVMIIPMLMKIDFGALHEVRQQKASIGVTLFVNWAVKPFTMAALGWLFIRHVFAPWLPAEQLDSYIAGLILLGAAPCTAMVFVWSNLCRGNANFTLTQVALNDAVMVVAFAPIVALLLGVSSIPVPWDTLFLSVVMYIVIPLAIAQFARARLLRGGQVAFDAAMARIGPFSIIALLATLVLLFSFQGRTIVAQPAIIAMLAVPILLQTLLIAALGYALNRKLKVRHDVAGPSTMIGASNFFELAVAVAIVLYGFDSGAALATVVGVLIEVPVMLWLVKMVMRTRQWYERGLPAGATQNG; encoded by the coding sequence ATGTCCGCACAATGTGAAATCACCGCCAAACGCGCCGCCGGCAGCCCGCTGGGCTTCTTCGAACGCTATCTCACCGTATGGGTGTTCCTGTGCATCCTCGCAGGCACCGCCTTCGGCCAGGCCGCACCGGAGGTCGCGCAGGCCGTCGGCGCGCTGGAAGTGGCCCATGTGAACATCCCGGTCGGCCTGCTGATCTGGGTGATGATCATCCCGATGCTGATGAAGATCGACTTCGGCGCCCTGCACGAGGTACGTCAGCAGAAGGCCAGCATCGGCGTCACCCTGTTCGTGAACTGGGCGGTCAAGCCCTTCACCATGGCCGCGCTGGGCTGGCTCTTCATCCGCCACGTGTTCGCCCCCTGGCTGCCCGCCGAGCAACTCGACAGCTACATTGCCGGGCTCATCCTGCTCGGCGCCGCGCCCTGCACCGCGATGGTCTTCGTGTGGAGCAACCTGTGCCGCGGCAACGCCAACTTCACCCTGACCCAGGTGGCGCTCAACGACGCGGTGATGGTGGTCGCCTTCGCCCCCATCGTGGCCCTGCTGCTGGGCGTGTCGTCCATTCCCGTGCCCTGGGACACGCTCTTCCTCTCCGTGGTGATGTACATCGTCATCCCGCTGGCCATCGCCCAGTTCGCCCGCGCCCGCCTGCTGCGCGGCGGGCAGGTGGCCTTCGATGCGGCCATGGCCCGCATCGGCCCCTTCTCCATCATCGCCCTGCTCGCCACCCTGGTGCTGCTGTTTTCCTTCCAGGGCCGCACCATCGTCGCCCAGCCGGCCATCATCGCCATGCTGGCCGTACCCATCCTGCTGCAGACCCTGCTGATCGCCGCGCTCGGCTATGCGCTCAACCGCAAGCTCAAGGTACGCCACGACGTGGCCGGCCCGTCCACCATGATCGGCGCGTCCAACTTCTTCGAGCTCGCGGTGGCGGTAGCCATCGTGCTGTACGGCTTCGACTCGGGCGCGGCGCTGGCCACCGTGGTTGGCGTGCTGATCGAGGTGCCGGTGATGCTGTGGCTGGTGAAGATGGTGATGCGCACCCGGCAGTGGTACGAACGCGGCCTGCCGGCCGGCGCTACGCAGAACGGGTAG
- a CDS encoding arsenate reductase ArsC yields MNILFLCTGNSCRSILAEATFNALAPEGMRAMSAGSQPAGYVHPRSLALLAREGIATEGYYSKSWNELPATPDVVVTVCASAAGETCPVYLAPVPRTHWGVDDPAKATGTDAEIDAAFETAYRILRARIEAFLALPADLAQRDPAAFKAEFDRIGTITA; encoded by the coding sequence ATGAACATCCTCTTCCTGTGCACCGGCAACTCCTGTCGTTCCATCCTCGCCGAGGCTACCTTCAACGCCCTGGCCCCGGAAGGCATGCGCGCGATGAGCGCCGGCAGCCAGCCGGCCGGCTACGTGCACCCGCGCTCGCTGGCCCTGTTGGCGCGCGAAGGCATCGCCACCGAGGGCTACTACAGCAAATCGTGGAACGAACTGCCCGCCACGCCGGATGTGGTGGTCACCGTATGCGCCAGCGCCGCCGGCGAGACCTGCCCGGTGTACCTAGCCCCGGTGCCGCGCACCCACTGGGGCGTGGACGACCCGGCCAAGGCCACCGGCACGGATGCCGAGATCGACGCTGCCTTCGAAACCGCCTATCGCATCCTGCGCGCACGCATCGAAGCCTTCCTCGCCCTGCCCGCCGACCTCGCACAGCGCGATCCGGCCGCCTTCAAGGCCGAGTTCGACCGCATCGGCACGATCACCGCCTGA
- the secG gene encoding preprotein translocase subunit SecG: MNNFLFSMILTVHVIVGLAVIGLVLMQHGKGADMGAAFGSGSSGSLFGSSGSANFLSRTTAVLATVFFLTSLGLSYVASNKPTAPASVMEGAVPATAPATEQIPANDQTAPDSREQAIPK; the protein is encoded by the coding sequence ATGAATAACTTTCTTTTCTCCATGATCCTCACGGTGCACGTGATTGTCGGTCTTGCCGTGATTGGGCTGGTGCTGATGCAGCATGGCAAGGGTGCGGACATGGGCGCCGCATTCGGCAGTGGTTCGTCCGGCAGTCTGTTCGGTTCGTCCGGATCGGCCAATTTCCTGAGCCGCACCACGGCCGTGCTGGCGACCGTTTTCTTCCTCACCAGCCTGGGTCTGAGCTATGTGGCGAGCAACAAGCCGACGGCGCCCGCGAGCGTGATGGAAGGGGCGGTGCCGGCGACCGCGCCGGCTACCGAGCAGATTCCCGCAAATGACCAGACCGCGCCGGATTCGCGCGAGCAGGCCATCCCCAAATAA
- a CDS encoding ArsR/SmtB family transcription factor, whose translation MEKTAVLQVFEALSSGVRLDVFRLLVQAGGAGRVAGEIAATLDVPPTNLSFHLKALLAAGLVSVEQEGRFQRYRASIPLMLDTIAYLTANCCGDNPEECASLRDRVPGVDAFLPKISCKPDGSCKE comes from the coding sequence ATGGAAAAGACCGCAGTTCTTCAGGTGTTCGAAGCACTCTCCTCGGGCGTGCGCCTGGACGTCTTCCGCCTGCTGGTGCAGGCCGGCGGTGCCGGTCGGGTGGCCGGCGAGATCGCCGCCACGCTGGATGTACCGCCCACCAACCTGTCCTTCCACCTCAAGGCCCTGCTCGCCGCCGGGCTGGTCAGCGTGGAGCAGGAAGGCCGCTTCCAGCGCTACCGCGCCAGCATCCCGCTGATGCTGGACACCATCGCCTACCTCACCGCCAACTGCTGCGGCGACAACCCGGAAGAATGCGCCAGCCTGCGCGACCGGGTGCCGGGCGTGGATGCCTTCCTCCCCAAGATCTCCTGCAAACCCGACGGAAGCTGCAAAGAATGA
- a CDS encoding NADH-quinone oxidoreductase subunit C produces the protein MSAKLERLGQTLRDVFGDVLQKLVIDCGEVTIEVVAADYLQVAQTLRDHADLHFEQLIDVSGLDYSTYGNGTRQGKRFAAATHLLSVKHNWRLRLRAFADDDGFPVLDSLVGVWPSANWFEREAFDLYGIMFSGHPDLRRILTDYGFVGHPFRKDFPVSGYVEMRYDPEAGRVVYQPVTIEPRENTPRIVREENYGDVGHG, from the coding sequence ATGAGTGCCAAGCTGGAAAGACTGGGTCAGACACTGCGCGACGTCTTTGGCGACGTGCTGCAGAAGCTGGTGATCGATTGCGGAGAAGTCACCATCGAGGTGGTAGCGGCGGATTATCTCCAGGTGGCGCAAACCCTGCGCGACCATGCCGATCTGCATTTCGAGCAATTGATCGACGTGTCCGGGCTGGATTATTCGACCTACGGCAACGGCACCCGGCAGGGCAAGCGCTTTGCCGCCGCAACCCATCTGCTGTCGGTCAAGCACAACTGGCGGCTGCGTCTGCGCGCCTTTGCGGACGACGACGGTTTCCCGGTGCTGGATTCGCTGGTCGGCGTATGGCCGAGCGCGAACTGGTTCGAGCGTGAAGCCTTCGACCTCTACGGCATCATGTTCAGCGGTCACCCCGACCTGCGCCGCATTCTCACCGACTACGGTTTCGTCGGTCATCCCTTCCGCAAGGACTTCCCCGTTTCCGGTTATGTCGAGATGCGCTACGACCCGGAAGCCGGTCGCGTGGTGTACCAGCCGGTGACCATCGAGCCGCGTGAAAACACCCCGCGCATCGTGCGCGAAGAGAACTACGGGGACGTCGGCCATGGCTGA
- the nuoE gene encoding NADH-quinone oxidoreductase subunit NuoE produces MLSQESLQQIDREIAKYPPEQKQSAVMAALRIAQVEKGWLANETIEFVASYLGMPAIAAYEVASFYNMYDLEPVGRHKITVCTNLPCALSGGMHVAEYLKEKLGIDFNETTADGKFTLKEGECMGACGDAPVLLHNNHHMCSWMTREKIDQMLAELDGK; encoded by the coding sequence ATGCTGAGCCAGGAATCACTCCAACAGATCGATCGCGAGATCGCCAAGTATCCGCCGGAGCAGAAGCAGTCCGCCGTGATGGCGGCCCTGCGCATCGCCCAGGTCGAGAAGGGCTGGCTGGCCAACGAGACCATCGAGTTCGTCGCCAGCTACCTGGGCATGCCGGCCATCGCCGCGTATGAAGTGGCGAGCTTCTACAACATGTACGACCTCGAGCCGGTCGGCCGCCACAAGATCACCGTGTGCACCAACCTGCCCTGTGCGCTGTCGGGCGGGATGCATGTGGCCGAGTACCTCAAGGAGAAGCTCGGCATCGACTTCAACGAGACCACCGCGGACGGCAAGTTCACGCTCAAGGAAGGCGAGTGCATGGGCGCCTGTGGCGACGCCCCGGTGCTGCTGCACAACAACCATCACATGTGCAGCTGGATGACCCGCGAAAAGATCGACCAGATGCTGGCCGAACTGGATGGCAAATGA